From Piliocolobus tephrosceles isolate RC106 chromosome 16, ASM277652v3, whole genome shotgun sequence, the proteins below share one genomic window:
- the TEKT1 gene encoding tektin-1, with the protein MAKLLQPPPKFLPSEWHIANKNQYHRADAQRSRSERLVAESQRLVDEIEKTTRKSQSDVNKKLEQRLEEVRFWKKELDDKLEQLVNVTDDLLLYKIRLEKALECLKEPLHITETCLAYREKRIGIDLVHDTVEHELIKEAEIIRGIMALLTRTLEEASEQIRMNRSAKYNLEKDLKDKFVALTIDDICFSLNNNSPNIRYSENAVRIEPNSVSLEDWLDFSSTNVEKADKQRNNSLTLKALVDRILSQTANDLRKQCDVVDTAFKNGLKDTKDARDKLAVHLAKVXXXXASQEKNITALEKAILDQEGPAKVAHTRLETRTHRPNVELCRDVTSFSVAYHFAIPGSGIEEPSEVLEVSNKCSYSLLSTSSDTQSCKTNKKLTGTLMLDSELPVIGNKATISTLAKEASHFPGYDENFDINVKHGSCIQTDSEAL; encoded by the exons ATGGCTAAACTATTACAACCTCCGCCCAAGTTCCTGCCCTCAGAGTGGCACATTGCTAACAAGAACCAGTACCACAGAGCAGATGCCCAAAGGTCCCGATCGGAACGCCTGGTCGCAGAAAGCCAGAGGCTTGTGGATGAAATTGAAAAGACCACAAGAAAATCTCAAAGTGATGTGAACAAGAAACTAG AACAGAGACTCGAGGAAGTCCGGTTCTGGAAGAAGGAGTTAGATGACAAACTTGAGCAGCTTGTGAATGTAACCGATGATCTACTCCTATATAAGATCAGATTGGAAAAAGCCCTGGAGTGCTTGAAAGAGCCCTTGCACATTACTGAGACGTGCCTGGCATACAG GGAGAAGCGCATTGGCATTGATCTGGTGCACGACACAGTGGAGCATGAGCTGATAAAGGAGGCTGAGATCATCCGGGGCATTATGGCTCTGCTGACCCGTACCTTGGAGGAGGCTTCCGAGCAGATTCG GATGAACCGCTCTGCCAAGTACAATCTTGAGAAGGATTTGAAGGACAAGTTTGTGGCCCTGACCATAGATGATATCTGCTTCTCGCTCAACAACAACTCACCAAACATCAGATATTCTGAGAACGCCGTGAGGATTGAGCCAAA CTCCGTGAGTCTGGAAGACTGGTTGGACTTCTCCAGCACCAATGTGGAGAAGGCTGACAAGCAGCGGAATAACTCTCTGACGCTGAAAGCCCTGGTGGATCGAATCCTGTCCCAGACAGCCAATGATCTGCGCAAGCAGTGTGATGTGGTGGACACCGCATTCAAGAATGGGCTGAAGGATACCAAGGATGCCAGGGACAAGCTGGCTGTTCATCTGGCCAAGGTGAG NNNNNNNNNNGCTTCCCAGGAGAAAAATATTACAGCTCTTGAAAAAGCCATCCTTGACCAAGAAGGGCCAGCCAAGGTGGCTCATACGCGCTTGGAGACCAGGACACACCGGCCAAACGTGGAATTGTGTCGTGACGTCACAAGTTTTTCTGTGGCTTAT CACTTTGCCATCCCAGGCTCTGGGATAGAGGAGCCTAGTGAGGTTCTTGAGGTTTCCAACAAATGTTCGTACAGCCTGCTGTCAACAAGTTCAGACACCCAAAGCTGCAAAACTAACAAGAAATTAACAGGAACACTGATGCTGGATTCTGAGCTGCCTGTCATAGGGAATAAA GCAACCATTTCCACTCTTGCAAAAGAGGCTTCACATTTTCCAGGCTATGATGAGAACTTTGACATAAACGTCAAACACGGTTCCTGCATCCAAACTGATTCTGAGGCCTTGTAA